In the genome of Kitasatospora cathayae, one region contains:
- a CDS encoding DUF742 domain-containing protein, with protein sequence MNGPVRPYVITGGRSRPTRPDLAIESLVSALSEPPALPEHVLLNREHRRILGLCHSLLSVAEVAAHLGLPLGVVKVLVGDLWDLGAVQVLPPVPQAERLPTTLLEEVLVGLRQLR encoded by the coding sequence GTGAACGGGCCGGTCCGGCCCTACGTCATCACCGGCGGCCGCAGCCGCCCCACCCGCCCCGACCTGGCCATCGAGAGCCTGGTCAGCGCGTTATCCGAGCCCCCGGCGCTGCCCGAGCACGTCCTGCTCAACCGGGAGCACCGGCGCATCCTCGGGCTCTGCCACAGCCTGCTGTCCGTCGCCGAGGTGGCGGCCCACCTGGGGCTGCCGCTCGGCGTCGTCAAGGTGCTGGTCGGCGACCTCTGGGACCTCGGCGCCGTGCAGGTGCTCCCGCCCGTCCCGCAGGCCGAACGCCTGCCCACAACCCTCCTGGAAGAGGTGCTCGTTGGCCTCCGCCAACTCCGCTGA
- a CDS encoding roadblock/LC7 domain-containing protein, translating to MTTTPDLGWLLADIIAVPQVQHAVVVSNDGLEIGRSADIPREDAERLAAACSGLQSLARGVAAGFGGPGSSTRQIIIEYGGGYLFIVAAGAGAHLAVVTSEAVDAGLVAYQMQVLVERIGTHLTSPPRVDHAAGGQR from the coding sequence ATGACCACCACGCCCGACCTCGGCTGGCTGCTCGCCGACATCATCGCCGTCCCCCAGGTCCAGCACGCCGTCGTCGTCTCCAACGACGGCCTGGAGATCGGCCGCAGCGCCGACATCCCCCGGGAGGACGCCGAACGGCTCGCCGCCGCCTGCTCCGGACTGCAGTCGCTGGCCCGCGGCGTCGCGGCCGGCTTCGGCGGCCCGGGCAGCTCCACCCGCCAGATCATCATCGAGTACGGCGGCGGCTACCTGTTCATCGTCGCCGCCGGGGCCGGCGCCCACCTGGCCGTGGTGACCAGCGAGGCGGTGGACGCGGGCCTGGTCGCGTACCAGATGCAGGTCCTGGTCGAGCGGATCGGCACCCACCTCACCAGCCCGCCGCGCGTCGACCACGCGGCGGGGGGCCAGCGGTGA